GCCTACGTGGCTCCTGCCAATGACCTGAACGGTGTGCGCACGTACAACGCGGTGGACGTGGAGGGGCTGTACACGCTGGGAACGGTGGTGGTGGATTACCGCGGCTACCGCGTCACGGCCCAGTCCATCATCCCCGGCATCCTGGAGCGGGACCAGGAGCAGAGTGTCATCTATGGCTCCATCGACTTCGGCAAGACGGTGGTGTCCCACCCGAGATACCTGGAGCTTCTGGAGCGCACGAGCCGGCCCCTCAAGATCCTGAGGCACCGGGTGCTCAACGACCGCGACGAGGAGGTGGAGCTCTGCTCCTCGGTGGAGTGCAAGGGCATCATTGGCAACGATGGGCGCCACTACATCCTCGACCTGCTGCGCACCTTCCCCCCTGACCTCAACTTCCTCCCTGTGCCCGGCGAGCGGCTGCCCGAGGAGTGCACCCGCGCGGGCTTCCCCCGCACCCACCGCCACAAGCTGTGCTGCCTGCGCCAGGAGCTGGTGGACGCCTTCGTGGAGCACAGGTGAGGGGCGAGGCTGGTGGGGCGGCCGGGCCAGGCTGCTCGCAGCAGTGGGTGCTTCTGGGCCGGATCTTGATGGGAGTGGCTTTGGAAAGTGGAGACGAGCCAGCCCTGGCCACAGTCATTACAGAGGCAGCTCTAGCCCTACCCACTCTGTCAGGCTCACAAACCAGTGATCAGCTAGCAGTGCTCTCAACCGAAGGGGCGCTGTTCCCTTAGAGAgcatgtggaaatctgctgggggcgggggggtggcttggaggaggggcagggggtgtcGAGGCTGCTGGCATTTAATGCGTAAGAGTCGGCCACATCAAATGTCCCGCACCACGAGTAATTCTCCCTCTCACCATGCCAGTGGGTTCCTGACAGTCTtgagagccctggcctgtgtggtgaGCCACTCCCTGGCCCGCACTCCACCCCAGCTGTCCTCTTCCTGTCGGGGAGGATCTCGGGTTTTGCTGTGACCTGCTGCCACCTGGTAGAGTTGCTGGGCTGGCATGTGCATGGATGTGTTGGTACTTGCACACGTCAGGTTGTGTTCCCTTGCCGTCAGGGCTCCAGCCCCAACATTCATTAACCCCAGGAGGcgaggagcctggagcctggctcTTGTCCCAGAAGGCAGCTTGAAGGCCAGGGAAGCTGCCACCGACCCCTTTCCCATCCTGTTTCTGCCCCATGTGCTGCACCAGGTACCTCCTCTTCATGAAGTTGGCTGCCCTGCAGCTGATGCAGCAGAAAGCCAGCAAGATGGAGAACTCCACCTCGTTGGAAAACGGCAGCCCACCCTCCCTGGAGTCCAAGTCTGAAGACCCTCTGGGACCCGAGGgaagtgaggaggagggaggcaatGCTAGTGGCCTGGCTAAGGTGAAGGAGCTGGCAGAGACCATCGCCTCGGACGACGGGACAGGTgggctgctgtgggtgctgggggAGCCCCAGACCTGTCCTGGCAGCGGGGGCTTGCACGGGCAGCTCTAGACCCAGTCCCAAGAGAGGCAGGCATTCATCTCTTCGGGGAGCGGGCGGGTCTTGTGAGCCTGACAGAGTGGGTAGGGACAGCTGGCCACGAtgtggatgggctgcctcccagcGGGCCATGTCTCCACAGCAGACCCACGGAGCCGGGAGGTGATCCGCAACGCGTGCAAGGCAGTCGGCTCCATCAGCAGCACGGCCTTCGACGTCCGCTTCAACCCGGACATCTTCTCACCAGGCAGGTGGTGGAGAGGGGTGGGCAGAATCTGGGGTCACCTTGGGGCCTCGATGCTGGTGGGCCCTTCCCCGACCTGAGCGATGGCATCTGCCTtgctgcccccacctcccttcaCCCGGCTCAAGCCCGTGCTCCCCCTCCCGCAGGGGTCCGCTTCCCCGAGTCCTGCCAGGAGGAAGTGCGGGACCAGAAACAGCTGCTCAAAGACGCTGCTGCCTTCCTGCTCTCCTGCCAGATCCCGGGCTTGGTGAGGGACTGGGCGcaggggcgggggctgcgggCGGGGCTGGTACAAATTTTGGAGGCTGGTGGGACCTTCACAGGAGTGACTTCTCTAGACCTGCTGACTTGAGAGGCAGGCGGGGCAAAGTGCGTGTCCCTGCCTGACCCAAAGCAGCCCAGGGGGGCCTCGGGCACAGGCTCCGCTCCTCCGTGCCCTCCGTGTGGCCAGCAGCGGGGGTCTGGGCCTCCGAGCCCCTGTGTGACGGATGGCTGACAGGGGCGGGGGCACCTGGGAGAGAAGGTGAGGGGtcctgccctcctctccctctcgAGCTTTACGTGGCGGCCCCGTGGGTGCCGGGATGTTTGCTCCTACAGAGACAGCTCCGGGACCAGGTGGTGCTCTTGCCTCAGACCTTCGAGCTGAGCCTGCTGTGCCAGCTACCCTGGTCCCAAGGGGTCACCTCTGCTCCTTCCCTCCTGGTCGGAGAGGAGCCTTTGCTGCCCACAGGGCTCTCAGTTCAGCACCAGCAGGGCTCCCCCGTCCCCGCTTCCCCAACAAGTGGGCCTGGCGGTCACCCATTTTCCTTGGCTTGTGTGAAAGGCTGGGGGCAGATTCTCACCTCCTTGCTGGTCCTTGCTGCTGCTttgtctccttccctcttccccactGGGAGCTGGGGTCTTCGCCCCCTGCTTCCCTTTTGGAGGGGCCTCGTGATCGTGTGAGctcccccaggaagcccagggctggaggaggcggggcggggcggggcgggggagcctGACATGCTGCAGCCTGCAGGTGAAGGACTGCACAGACCACGTGGTGCTGCCCATGGACGGGGCCACGCTGTCTGAGGTGATGCGCCAACGTGGCATCAACATGCGGTACCTGGGCAAGGTGCTGGACCTGGTGCTCCGGAGCCCGGCCCGAGACCAGCTGGACCACATCTACGTGAGTGGTGCTCAGGGCGGGAGGTGAGTCGCTGGTGCCCGGCTGGAGGCCTGGCACCAACCTGGACTTTCCTCTCGGAACCTTTGTAGAAAATCGGCATCGGCGAGCTCATCACCCGTTCTGCCAAGCACATTTTCAAGACGTACTTACAGGTACCGCTCCCCCCAGCGGGTGGGCGGGGtcctgaggaggagcctgggggggCCCAGGGCCTCATGACTTTGGTCCAACTTGTAGGGAGTCGAACTCTCAGGCCTGTCAGCTGCCATCAGTCACTTCCTGAACTGCTTCCTGAGCTCCTACCCCAACCCTGTGGCCCATCTGCCCGCCGATGAGCTGGTCTCCAAGAagaggaacaggaggaggagaaaccGGCCTCCAGGGGCGGCAGACAACACCGCCTGGGCCGTCATGACCCCCCAGGAGCTCTGGAAGAACATCTGCCAGGAGGCCAAGAACTACTTTGACTTCACCCTCGAGTGGTGCGTgagtggcagcgggtggcaggCACTGGGACCCCTGGCAGCCCAAGGGCAGACAGCGGAGGGGGAGGGAGCTGTTTGGGGAATGGGGCTGAGAGCTGAGTCCTGGAGAGCAAAGGCGGCGGCTCAGGGGGAGTGGCAGCTGTTGAGAAGGGGCAGAGTTGGGAGCCGTCTGCCACTCTCCCCCAGCGAGTCCGTGGACCAGGCTGTGGAGACCTACGGGCTGCAGAAGATAACGCTGTTGCGGGAGATCTCCCTCAAAACCGGCATCCAGGTAGGCGCGGGGCCGTGTCCCTCCGTGCCTGTGGGGGCGGGCTCTCCCCACATGTGCTGCGTGCGGGTGGGAGGTGCTGGCCATGTGACCCCGGGCTGAGGCTGCGCTGGGTGTTGGCTGCGCCCCCAGATCCTGCTGAAGGAGTACAGCTTCGACAGCCGCCACAAGCCTGCCTTCACCGAGGAGGATGTGCTCAACATCTTCCCCGTGGTCAAGCACGTCAACCCCAAGGCCTCGGATGCCTTCCACTTCTTCCAGAGCGGACAGGCCAAAGTACAGCAGGGTGCGTGGCCAGGtgtggccggggggaggggctttcCTGGCTCGGCCCTGACCTCGCCCCCCTCCGTGCCCTGCAGGCTTCCTGAAGGAGGGCTGCGAGCTCATCAACGAGGCCCTGAATCTGTTCAACAACGTGTATGGAGCCATGCACGTGGAGATCTGCGCCTGCTTGCGCCTCCTCGCCCGTCTCCACTACATTATGGGCGACTACGCCGAGGTGGGCCTTGAGCACCCGCTGGGCTGTGGGGTCTGGCCTGGCATTGGGGGCTGGCAAGTGAGGGAGCCAGGCCTGTGTTCTCAGCCCCCAGAGCAGCAGGAACTGGAGGCCCTACTTACGTGGTaggggcaggggcacagggaggAGCAGGCAGAGACCGGGGGGACCCCGGGGTCACTTGCTCTGCCTGGGCTTCCTTCCCCATCTCCACCACTGGGTAGTTACATCCTTGGGGAGCTGCCATGAAAGTGGGGTGAAGGCCGGGCCTCCCTTCACAGGGACGATGGGAAGGAGGAGTTCTGGGACTCCCCTAGGACCGTGTAAGCGCTCCGCGGAGCTGCTAGGAGTGTCCCTGCCGTCGTCTTCCACCAGCATGTGGCCTGGTGGTGGTCACCTGCCTGGTCGGCCCAGGGCTTTAGAAGGCCGCTTCCTGGGCGGGCGGGCGTCAGCGCCCCACTGCCCTGCTATCAGAGGCTTTTGTCTATGTaggttttgttgttaatcctcatcggaggctatttttccattgatttgtagagagagtggaagggggggagagaaacatggaagtgagagagagaacatatcaattggttgcttcccattaagcccaggcacgtgcccttgactggaatccaatccaggacccttcagcctgtgGGCCGGTGCTCTGTCCAgggagccagactggccagggcagtgatggcgaacctatgacatgcgtgtcagaggtgacacacgaactcatttttttggttgatttttctttgttgaatggcatttaaatatataaaataaatatcaaaaatataactctttgttttactatggttgcaaatatcaaaaaatgtctatatgtgacacggcaccagagttaagttagggtttttcaaaatgctgacacgccgaggtcaaaaggttcgccatcactgggctagggctatgtatgggcttttaaaaattattactgatACTTTAGCACAACTTtagatttatatatatgtatttacatagGTTTTGTTAGAAAAAAGGGCTTAAGACAGGTTTTTAAAGGTGAAACAGTCTCCGAGTGGGGCGTAGACTTCCATGGTCATAGCAGCTGAGTTTTGACCCCTTCTCTGCTGGCTTTGCCCAAAGTAAACATAGAAAGTGCAGCCAGAGGGGACCACGGCCAAGCGACGGGGGCTCAGGGAGCAGGGTCAGGCAGATGGGTGTGGGACGGGCACCCGCCCGGGTGACAGTTCCCCGCTTCTCCAGGCCCTGAGCAACCAGCAGAAGGCTGTGCTGATGAGCGAGCGAGTGATGGGCATCGAGCACCCCAACACCATCCAGGAATATGTGAGTggcccctggggcaggggctgcacaGCTGGGTGGGGCCCGTGGCCACCCTGGCCTGACACGGCTGCCCCTGCAGATGCACCTGGCCCTGTACTGCTTTGCCAGCAGCCAGCTGTCCACCGCCCTGAGCCTGCTGTACCGCGCCCGCTACCTCACACTGCTCGTGTTTGGAGAAGACCACCCTGAGATGGCACTGCTGGACGTGAGTGCTGAGGAGGGGTGGCGGGACGAGCCTCAGTCCCAGGGGAGCGGGAGCTGACCAGGGCCCTCCCGACTGCCCCTAGAACAACATCGGGCTGGTGCTGCATGGGGTGATGGAGTATGACCTCTCGCTGCGCTTCCTGGAGAATGCGCTGGCTGTCAGCACCAAGTACCACGGGCCCAAGTCCCTCAAAGTGGCCCTCAGGTGAGGCTGCCTTGGgttagggggtggggggcccagaGCCATAGGGACAGGGTCCCAGGAAGCACCTGGATTGAGCACGGGCACGGGACCCAGCGCTGCCTGTCCTCGGTCTGGCTCCTGA
The genomic region above belongs to Myotis daubentonii chromosome 16, mMyoDau2.1, whole genome shotgun sequence and contains:
- the CLUH gene encoding clustered mitochondria protein homolog isoform X1, whose product is MVIKTDELPAAAPADSAREPSSQAGGKGRPGAAELPSVMLLNGDCPESLKKEEGPTERPQENGLDEAEPGEETTGQEVIVIQDTGFSVKILAPGIEPFSLQVSPQEMVQEIHQVLMDREDTCHRTCFSLHLDGNMLDHFSELRSVEGLQEGSVLRVVEEPYTVREARIHVRHVRDLLKSLDPSDAFNGVDCNSLSFLSVFTDGDLGDSGKRKKGLEMDPIDCTPPEYILPGSRERPLCPLQPQNRDWKPLQCLKVLTMSGWNPPPGNRKMHGDLMYLFVITAEDRQVSITASTRGFYLNQSTAYHFNPKPASPRFLSHSLVELLNQISPTFKKNFAVLQKKRVQRHPFERIATPFQVYSWTAPQAEHAMDCVRAEDAYTSRLGYEEHIPGQTRDWNEELQTTRELPRKNLPERLLRERAIFKVHSDFTAAATRGAMAVIDGNVMAINPSEETKMQMFIWNNIFFSLGFDVRDHYKDFGGDVAAYVAPANDLNGVRTYNAVDVEGLYTLGTVVVDYRGYRVTAQSIIPGILERDQEQSVIYGSIDFGKTVVSHPRYLELLERTSRPLKILRHRVLNDRDEEVELCSSVECKGIIGNDGRHYILDLLRTFPPDLNFLPVPGERLPEECTRAGFPRTHRHKLCCLRQELVDAFVEHRYLLFMKLAALQLMQQKASKMENSTSLENGSPPSLESKSEDPLGPEGSEEEGGNASGLAKVKELAETIASDDGTADPRSREVIRNACKAVGSISSTAFDVRFNPDIFSPGVRFPESCQEEVRDQKQLLKDAAAFLLSCQIPGLVKDCTDHVVLPMDGATLSEVMRQRGINMRYLGKVLDLVLRSPARDQLDHIYKIGIGELITRSAKHIFKTYLQGVELSGLSAAISHFLNCFLSSYPNPVAHLPADELVSKKRNRRRRNRPPGAADNTAWAVMTPQELWKNICQEAKNYFDFTLECESVDQAVETYGLQKITLLREISLKTGIQILLKEYSFDSRHKPAFTEEDVLNIFPVVKHVNPKASDAFHFFQSGQAKVQQGFLKEGCELINEALNLFNNVYGAMHVEICACLRLLARLHYIMGDYAEALSNQQKAVLMSERVMGIEHPNTIQEYMHLALYCFASSQLSTALSLLYRARYLTLLVFGEDHPEMALLDNNIGLVLHGVMEYDLSLRFLENALAVSTKYHGPKSLKVALSHHLVARVYESKAEFRSALQHEKDGYTIYKTQLGEDHEKTKESSEYLKCLTQQAVALQRTMNEIYRNGSSANIPPLKFTAPSMASVLEQLNVINGILFIPLSQKDLENLKAEVARRHQLQEASRNRDKAEEPMATEPEPAGAPEDAASQPQAAKDPPSPSLQG
- the CLUH gene encoding clustered mitochondria protein homolog isoform X2; translated protein: MVIKTDELPAAAPADSAREPSSQAGGKGRPGAAELPSVMLLNGDCPESLKKEEGPTERPQENGLDEAEPGEETTGQEVIVIQDTGFSVKILAPGIEPFSLQVSPQEMVQEIHQVLMDREDTCHRTCFSLHLDGNMLDHFSELRSVEGLQEGSVLRVVEEPYTVREARIHVRHVRDLLKSLDPSDAFNGVDCNSLSFLSVFTDGDLGDSGKRKKGLEMDPIDCTPPEYILPGSRERPLCPLQPQNRDWKPLQCLKVLTMSGWNPPPGNRKMHGDLMYLFVITAEDRQVSITASTRGFYLNQSTAYHFNPKPASPRFLSHSLVELLNQISPTFKKNFAVLQKKRVQRHPFERIATPFQVYSWTAPQAEHAMDCVRAEDAYTSRLGYEEHIPGQTRDWNEELQTTRELPRKNLPERLLRERAIFKVHSDFTAAATRGAMAVIDGNVMAINPSEETKMQMFIWNNIFFSLGFDVRDHYKDFGGDVAAYVAPANDLNGVRTYNAVDVEGLYTLGTVVVDYRGYRVTAQSIIPGILERDQEQSVIYGSIDFGKTVVSHPRYLELLERTSRPLKILRHRVLNDRDEEVELCSSVECKGIIGNDGRHYILDLLRTFPPDLNFLPVPGERLPEECTRAGFPRTHRHKLCCLRQELVDAFVEHRYLLFMKLAALQLMQQKASKMENSTSLENGSPPSLESKSEDPLGPEGSEEEGGNASGLAKVKELAETIASDDGTDPRSREVIRNACKAVGSISSTAFDVRFNPDIFSPGVRFPESCQEEVRDQKQLLKDAAAFLLSCQIPGLVKDCTDHVVLPMDGATLSEVMRQRGINMRYLGKVLDLVLRSPARDQLDHIYKIGIGELITRSAKHIFKTYLQGVELSGLSAAISHFLNCFLSSYPNPVAHLPADELVSKKRNRRRRNRPPGAADNTAWAVMTPQELWKNICQEAKNYFDFTLECESVDQAVETYGLQKITLLREISLKTGIQILLKEYSFDSRHKPAFTEEDVLNIFPVVKHVNPKASDAFHFFQSGQAKVQQGFLKEGCELINEALNLFNNVYGAMHVEICACLRLLARLHYIMGDYAEALSNQQKAVLMSERVMGIEHPNTIQEYMHLALYCFASSQLSTALSLLYRARYLTLLVFGEDHPEMALLDNNIGLVLHGVMEYDLSLRFLENALAVSTKYHGPKSLKVALSHHLVARVYESKAEFRSALQHEKDGYTIYKTQLGEDHEKTKESSEYLKCLTQQAVALQRTMNEIYRNGSSANIPPLKFTAPSMASVLEQLNVINGILFIPLSQKDLENLKAEVARRHQLQEASRNRDKAEEPMATEPEPAGAPEDAASQPQAAKDPPSPSLQG